From Woronichinia naegeliana WA131, the proteins below share one genomic window:
- a CDS encoding DUF1902 domain-containing protein yields MQNQIILNIEYCQANNQNYFVATSPDIQGLVAEADTIDAVIEIAKDLIPILLELDQTKAEHPCITLTTASHFQIPLMAS; encoded by the coding sequence ATGCAAAACCAAATTATCCTCAATATCGAATATTGCCAAGCAAACAATCAAAATTACTTTGTAGCGACCAGTCCCGACATTCAAGGACTCGTTGCCGAAGCCGATACCATAGACGCGGTGATCGAAATCGCTAAAGATTTGATTCCTATTCTGTTGGAACTTGATCAAACAAAAGCTGAACATCCCTGTATCACCTTGACGACCGCAAGTCACTTTCAAATTCCCCTGATGGCATCGTAG
- a CDS encoding type II toxin-antitoxin system HicA family toxin produces the protein MGKLSGFTYREVIRKLKKIGFEFYRTGKGDHEIWFNPQTRLKTTIPHHKEIREGTLHNILKQCQVSIDEFLNL, from the coding sequence ATGGGCAAACTATCTGGTTTTACTTACCGAGAAGTAATCCGCAAACTGAAGAAAATAGGCTTTGAGTTTTATCGAACAGGTAAAGGCGATCATGAAATTTGGTTTAATCCTCAAACGCGCTTAAAAACCACTATCCCTCATCATAAAGAAATCCGAGAAGGGACTCTTCATAATATTCTCAAACAATGCCAAGTTAGCATTGATGAATTCCTTAATCTGTAA
- a CDS encoding IS630 family transposase — MIKLEFTEEDKRLLSYGRFNHPHPRVQLKMEVLWLKSQGLSHQKIAQFAGVSVNTVTSYIHDYQEGGIEKLKEIKFNRPKSELTEHQGTIEAYFESNPPATINEAVKRIEELTGIKRSPTQVRKFLKSIGMRCLKVGTIASKADVEAQDSYREKELEPRLEEAKAGKRAVFFVDASHFVMGAFVNFIWCFKRIFIKSPSGRKRFNVLGALNAITHEVVMVTNDSYITGTQVCELLEKIAELGLLIPITLVLDNARYQKCRIVQELAESLGIELLYLPPYSPNLNLIERLWKFVKKKCLYAKYYEDFTQFSAAISGCLEDANVKYKEELDSLLTLRFQRFDKSQIMNV; from the coding sequence ATGATTAAGTTAGAATTTACGGAAGAAGACAAAAGACTGTTGTCTTACGGTCGGTTTAATCACCCGCATCCTAGAGTACAGCTAAAGATGGAAGTTTTATGGTTAAAAAGTCAGGGATTATCTCATCAAAAAATTGCTCAATTCGCAGGAGTTTCAGTAAACACGGTGACAAGCTATATCCATGATTATCAAGAGGGCGGGATAGAAAAACTAAAAGAAATAAAATTTAATCGCCCGAAAAGCGAGTTAACAGAGCATCAAGGGACAATTGAGGCATATTTTGAGTCAAATCCACCAGCAACAATAAATGAAGCAGTAAAAAGAATAGAAGAATTAACGGGAATAAAAAGAAGTCCAACGCAAGTCAGAAAATTTTTAAAGTCAATAGGAATGAGGTGTCTAAAGGTGGGAACAATTGCATCAAAAGCAGATGTAGAAGCTCAGGATAGCTATAGAGAAAAAGAGCTAGAACCAAGGCTAGAAGAGGCAAAAGCAGGAAAAAGGGCAGTTTTCTTTGTAGATGCCTCTCACTTTGTAATGGGAGCATTTGTAAATTTTATATGGTGCTTCAAAAGGATTTTTATTAAGTCACCATCAGGTAGAAAACGTTTTAATGTGTTAGGAGCATTAAATGCAATTACCCATGAAGTGGTTATGGTAACGAACGATTCTTATATTACGGGAACTCAGGTTTGTGAACTCCTAGAAAAGATAGCAGAATTAGGACTATTAATACCGATTACGTTAGTATTAGACAATGCTCGTTATCAAAAATGCCGAATTGTGCAGGAGTTGGCAGAGTCATTAGGAATAGAGTTACTGTACTTACCTCCTTATTCTCCTAACTTGAATTTAATTGAAAGACTGTGGAAGTTTGTGAAGAAGAAGTGTTTATACGCAAAATATTATGAAGATTTTACGCAGTTTTCTGCAGCAATTTCAGGATGTCTTGAGGATGCTAACGTAAAATATAAGGAGGAGCTTGATTCTTTGCTCACCTTACGATTTCAACGCTTTGATAAATCTCAGATTATGAACGTTTGA
- a CDS encoding Uma2 family endonuclease, with the protein MITTLPLVISDIDYPDSDGLPMAESDLARNYLVYGVEALNFYFRDQPHIYVSGNLLIYYEKGNPKAVIAPDVFVIFGVTKKARGSYKVWEEDNQVPAFVLEITSKSTVSEDQGTK; encoded by the coding sequence ATGATCACCACCCTACCTTTAGTTATTTCAGACATTGACTACCCTGATAGTGACGGTTTGCCGATGGCGGAAAGTGATTTGGCTCGTAATTATTTGGTCTATGGGGTGGAGGCTCTGAATTTTTATTTTCGGGATCAACCCCATATTTATGTTTCGGGCAATTTGTTGATTTATTACGAAAAAGGCAACCCTAAAGCGGTCATTGCTCCTGATGTTTTTGTCATTTTTGGGGTTACAAAAAAGGCAAGAGGCTCTTATAAGGTCTGGGAAGAGGATAATCAAGTTCCTGCTTTTGTGTTAGAAATTACTTCTAAAAGTACCGTGAGTGAAGATCAGGGAACAAAGTGA
- a CDS encoding alpha-ketoacid dehydrogenase subunit beta, whose amino-acid sequence MAETLLFSALRQAIDEEMGRDETVLVLGEDVGHYGGSYKVTKDLFQKYGEWRVLDTPIAENSFTGMAVGAAMTGLRPIIEGMNMGFLLLAFNQIANNAGMLRYTSGGNFKIPMVIRGPGGVGRQLGAEHSQRLEAYFHAVPGLKIVACSTPYNAKGLLKAAIRDDNPVLFFEHVLLYNLKENLPDHEYIVPLDKAEIVRPGKDVTILTYSRMRHHCLQALKQLEKDGYDPEIIDLISLKPFDLEAIGNSIRKTHRVIIVEECMKTGGIAAELIAVINDQFFDELDGPVIRLSSQDIPTPYNGMLERLTIVQPPQIVEAVKQIVGFGTCVNG is encoded by the coding sequence ATGGCAGAAACCCTCTTATTTAGCGCGTTACGACAGGCGATCGACGAAGAAATGGGACGGGACGAAACCGTTCTTGTTTTGGGCGAAGATGTCGGTCACTACGGTGGTTCCTATAAAGTAACCAAAGATCTCTTTCAGAAATATGGAGAATGGCGAGTTCTAGATACGCCGATCGCCGAGAACAGCTTTACAGGGATGGCTGTTGGGGCTGCCATGACAGGATTACGTCCCATCATCGAAGGCATGAATATGGGCTTTTTGCTGTTAGCCTTTAACCAAATTGCCAACAATGCAGGAATGTTACGCTATACCTCTGGTGGTAACTTTAAAATTCCGATGGTGATTCGGGGGCCCGGTGGCGTTGGTCGTCAGTTAGGCGCAGAACATTCCCAACGACTTGAGGCCTATTTCCACGCAGTTCCGGGTCTGAAAATTGTCGCCTGTTCCACTCCCTACAATGCCAAGGGCTTATTAAAAGCAGCTATTCGGGATGATAACCCTGTCCTGTTTTTTGAGCATGTTCTGCTCTATAACTTAAAAGAAAATCTACCCGATCACGAATATATTGTGCCTCTAGATAAGGCTGAAATTGTTCGCCCTGGTAAAGATGTCACCATTCTGACCTATTCACGGATGCGTCACCATTGTTTACAGGCATTAAAACAACTGGAAAAAGACGGTTATGATCCTGAAATCATTGATTTAATTTCCCTCAAACCCTTTGATTTAGAAGCGATCGGTAATTCTATTCGCAAAACCCATCGGGTAATTATTGTCGAAGAATGTATGAAAACGGGAGGCATTGCAGCGGAATTAATTGCCGTTATTAACGATCAATTTTTTGATGAATTGGATGGCCCTGTCATTCGTCTTTCTTCCCAGGACATTCCCACTCCCTATAATGGGATGTTGGAACGCTTAACCATTGTACAGCCTCCTCAAATTGTAGAGGCAGTCAAGCAAATTGTTGGTTTCGGGACATGTGTCAATGGGTGA
- a CDS encoding protein kinase, with amino-acid sequence MNQSIKPGKLINDRYLIQLTLGQGRFSRTHLADDTHRFHEPCIIKEFSPQIQDPVVRQTTAQLFQRQAEILYRIYHSQIANFREFFRVQQGDQIRLFLVQDYIEGETYQNLLSLRRSQGRTFSEAEVLELLQNLLPIVEYLHQEGIVHRDICPENIICRELDHLPVLIDFGSVKPIVAKPEIKAASGQPSTSWVLSQFGKMNYSTQEQPEEIVTPERDFYSLAITILVLLTGKDFTANRDQANDWEKILSELSLRPRFHQTLARMLAMPPILSPLSAKELISLLQTTPISLSNGVDSTAKANSSVSESLSPTISPESTMPPTASISGRLPIKEPETNTSPSSRSRLTQPISTELSALEKSPVLGCFGKIVLLLVLIVASGGIGWFAGKLWLSQVFQSLTNPTVQPSLDVPLSPATPVEPSPSSSSSAIASGVNSDLNSDLEIKNTIRSRRLKLGIDRQFFQSLVDERLQETNPNLSINDNQEKMAWNQMAQQLLDQLEKLDPTALSSLGKYTPEQRETWKPRVNQLHLSSRTLMDLVNVQFLAAFPDQENQDVLNKPLGQVWSAIAVNQLKSLESGQNYELLTLNTNETPLQVSGHLEVGGGKAYALPIPEGKFMEVKLDAPNDALISVYSPTGKEVILENSRLHQWSGLLSESGHYEFVVMSKGKQPLDYQLNIRVW; translated from the coding sequence ATGAACCAGTCAATCAAACCCGGTAAACTCATCAATGATCGCTATCTGATTCAACTTACTTTAGGACAGGGACGCTTTAGCCGTACTCACTTAGCTGATGATACTCATCGTTTCCATGAACCTTGCATTATCAAGGAATTTTCTCCTCAGATTCAAGATCCGGTTGTTCGTCAAACCACGGCCCAACTATTTCAACGTCAGGCTGAAATCCTCTACCGGATTTATCATTCCCAAATTGCTAACTTTCGGGAGTTTTTTCGGGTTCAACAAGGAGACCAGATACGGCTTTTTTTAGTACAAGACTATATTGAAGGCGAAACCTATCAGAACTTACTAAGTTTACGGCGGAGTCAGGGGCGTACCTTTTCTGAAGCGGAAGTCCTAGAACTGTTGCAAAATCTATTGCCGATTGTCGAGTATCTCCACCAGGAGGGAATTGTCCATCGGGATATTTGCCCAGAGAATATTATCTGCCGTGAATTGGATCACTTACCGGTTCTCATCGACTTTGGTAGTGTTAAGCCGATTGTTGCTAAACCAGAGATTAAAGCCGCTTCTGGACAACCTAGTACTTCCTGGGTATTAAGCCAGTTCGGTAAAATGAACTATTCTACTCAGGAGCAACCGGAAGAAATTGTCACACCAGAGCGAGACTTTTACAGTTTGGCAATCACTATCTTGGTACTTCTGACTGGCAAGGATTTTACCGCTAACCGTGACCAGGCAAATGATTGGGAAAAAATTCTCTCCGAACTTTCCCTCCGTCCAAGGTTTCATCAAACCCTTGCAAGGATGTTGGCTATGCCCCCGATATTGTCCCCTTTGTCGGCCAAAGAGCTAATTTCCTTACTTCAAACAACGCCTATATCTCTTTCAAATGGGGTCGATAGTACAGCTAAAGCGAATTCGTCTGTTTCAGAGAGTCTCTCGCCGACGATTTCCCCGGAATCTACTATGCCACCGACGGCATCAATCTCCGGCCGTTTACCGATCAAGGAACCAGAGACCAATACATCGCCATCCTCCCGTTCCCGGCTTACTCAACCGATCTCGACCGAATTATCTGCGCTTGAAAAGTCTCCTGTTTTAGGTTGTTTTGGGAAAATAGTATTATTGCTGGTGCTGATTGTGGCTTCTGGTGGCATTGGCTGGTTTGCGGGCAAATTATGGCTTTCCCAGGTATTTCAGTCCCTAACAAACCCAACTGTTCAACCGTCCTTAGATGTACCCTTATCTCCTGCTACGCCCGTTGAGCCGAGTCCATCGAGTTCATCCAGTGCGATCGCTTCTGGTGTCAATAGTGATTTGAATAGTGATTTAGAAATTAAAAATACGATTCGGAGTCGTCGTCTCAAGTTAGGGATTGATCGTCAGTTTTTCCAATCACTGGTGGATGAACGGTTACAAGAAACAAATCCTAATCTGTCTATTAATGATAACCAGGAAAAAATGGCTTGGAATCAGATGGCCCAGCAACTTTTGGATCAGCTAGAAAAGCTCGATCCCACTGCCCTATCTTCCTTGGGGAAATATACCCCTGAACAAAGGGAAACTTGGAAACCCAGGGTTAATCAGTTGCACCTGAGCAGTCGCACCCTGATGGATTTGGTGAATGTTCAATTTTTGGCGGCTTTTCCCGATCAGGAAAATCAAGATGTGTTGAATAAACCCCTGGGTCAGGTTTGGAGTGCGATCGCCGTCAATCAGCTTAAAAGTCTAGAATCAGGACAAAATTACGAATTATTAACCCTAAATACCAATGAAACACCACTTCAGGTGAGTGGTCATCTAGAGGTAGGGGGCGGAAAAGCCTATGCTCTCCCGATTCCAGAGGGGAAATTTATGGAAGTTAAATTAGATGCTCCCAATGATGCCTTGATCTCGGTTTACTCCCCCACCGGCAAAGAGGTGATTTTAGAAAATTCTCGCCTTCATCAATGGTCTGGACTGCTTTCCGAGTCTGGCCACTATGAATTTGTGGTGATGTCAAAAGGGAAACAGCCCCTGGACTATCAGTTAAATATTCGGGTTTGGTAA
- a CDS encoding universal stress protein, with protein MFAKILVALDISDHSKEVFNKALSLAQKYEAELHLIHVLSAEEETSPIPIPVNLDEVYPAMGNELTIELWQEQWDKFEKRGLDLLQARNEEAREAGVQSSFEQVLGSPGKTICKTAKEQGTDVIVVGHRGRWGLSEILLGSVSNYVFHHSPCSVLVVPTPDL; from the coding sequence ATGTTTGCCAAAATTTTAGTCGCATTGGATATCTCTGACCATTCAAAGGAAGTCTTTAATAAAGCACTATCCTTAGCACAGAAATACGAAGCGGAATTACATCTCATTCATGTCCTCTCGGCGGAAGAAGAAACCAGTCCCATTCCTATCCCCGTCAACTTAGATGAAGTCTATCCCGCGATGGGGAATGAATTGACGATTGAACTCTGGCAAGAGCAATGGGATAAATTTGAAAAACGAGGTCTAGATCTTTTGCAAGCACGGAATGAAGAAGCAAGGGAAGCTGGCGTTCAATCAAGTTTTGAGCAAGTTTTAGGAAGTCCGGGAAAAACTATTTGCAAAACCGCGAAAGAGCAAGGTACAGATGTCATTGTTGTTGGCCATCGGGGACGTTGGGGACTGAGTGAAATTCTTCTGGGAAGTGTTAGTAACTATGTCTTTCATCATTCTCCTTGCTCAGTTTTGGTTGTTCCGACTCCAGACCTATAA
- a CDS encoding DUF2839 domain-containing protein yields MGESKRRKMALGEKYGQEERFVSWLPVTKGQASAFYQWTTRGAWIGIGVMIALWATVRFIGPAFGWWTVQ; encoded by the coding sequence ATGGGTGAATCAAAACGTCGTAAAATGGCTTTAGGAGAAAAATATGGTCAGGAAGAACGTTTTGTCTCCTGGCTGCCTGTCACCAAAGGTCAAGCTTCGGCTTTTTATCAATGGACAACTCGTGGTGCATGGATTGGCATTGGGGTAATGATTGCGCTCTGGGCCACTGTCCGTTTTATTGGGCCCGCTTTTGGTTGGTGGACAGTTCAGTAA
- the rpmB gene encoding 50S ribosomal protein L28, with protein sequence MSRQCQLTGKKANNGYAVSHSHRRTKKLQQVNLHWKRVWWPEGNRWVKLRLSTKAIKTIELKGLQVMAREAGINLNHY encoded by the coding sequence ATGTCTCGTCAGTGTCAGTTAACTGGGAAAAAAGCGAATAATGGCTATGCTGTTTCCCACTCCCATCGTCGTACTAAGAAGCTCCAGCAGGTGAATCTTCATTGGAAACGAGTCTGGTGGCCAGAGGGTAATCGTTGGGTAAAATTACGTCTTTCGACCAAAGCCATTAAAACCATAGAACTTAAAGGTTTACAGGTGATGGCTAGGGAAGCAGGGATTAATTTAAATCATTATTAA
- a CDS encoding 4Fe-4S binding protein: MKKRVTLSFPRRTIQMPITYRLAKDFNVAANIIRAQVAPNQVGKLVLELSGDIDQLEAAIEWMRSQEIQVSLASREISINEDSCVDCGLCTGICPTEALILDPETFKLTFRRSRCVVCEQCIPACPVQAISTNF; encoded by the coding sequence ATGAAAAAACGAGTTACTCTCTCCTTTCCTCGACGCACGATCCAAATGCCCATCACCTATCGATTGGCAAAGGACTTTAATGTGGCGGCCAATATTATCCGTGCCCAGGTTGCGCCTAATCAGGTCGGCAAATTGGTTTTAGAATTATCCGGCGATATTGATCAACTGGAAGCGGCGATCGAGTGGATGCGTTCTCAAGAAATCCAGGTTTCCCTCGCCAGTCGAGAAATTAGTATTAATGAAGATAGTTGTGTGGACTGTGGACTTTGTACTGGAATATGTCCCACCGAAGCCCTCATTCTTGATCCCGAAACCTTTAAACTGACTTTTCGGCGATCGCGTTGTGTCGTTTGTGAACAATGTATTCCGGCCTGTCCCGTACAGGCAATTTCCACCAACTTTTAA
- a CDS encoding NAD(P)/FAD-dependent oxidoreductase, protein MEIYDVVVIGAGHNGLVCAAYLLKAGYRVLLLEKRSIPGGAATTEELMPKEAPHFQFNRCAIDHEFIFLGPVLQELGLAQYGLEYLFCDPTVFCPHPNGQYFLAHRSLAQTCAEIARYSPRDAEKYGEFIRYWSVLMEAIQPLFNVPPQAILEILGSYDRRRLQQIWAIAGSKNKALDFIRTMISSPEDLLNEWFDSEIVKAPLARLAAEIGAPPSQKGITAGMMMMAMRHDPGMARPKGGTGALINALVKLVQAKGGTILTEQTVKRVLVDKGTAIAVEVADGKIFKAAKGIISNLDARRLFLQLVEPGAIAEADPHLRERVERRLINNNETILKIDCALAELPRFERFTQNESHLMGTILIADSMLHVEQSHALTILGQIPDSNPSLYLDIPTLLDPSMAPPGKHTLWIEFFAPYQIAGAEGTGLNGTGWTEELKNKVADRVIDKLADYAPNLKAAILARHVESPAELAERLGSYKGNYYHLDMTLDQMMFLRPLPEIANYQTPIKNLYLTGAGTHPGGSISGMPGRNCARVFLKQQRSWLRPFRALG, encoded by the coding sequence ATGGAAATCTATGATGTTGTTGTGATTGGAGCGGGACATAATGGCTTGGTTTGCGCGGCTTATCTACTGAAAGCTGGCTATCGGGTGTTGTTATTAGAGAAACGTTCTATTCCTGGAGGAGCAGCCACAACGGAAGAATTGATGCCAAAGGAGGCTCCTCATTTCCAGTTTAATCGCTGTGCGATCGATCATGAATTTATTTTTTTAGGCCCTGTTCTGCAAGAATTAGGCCTAGCTCAATACGGTCTGGAATATTTGTTTTGTGATCCGACGGTATTTTGTCCCCATCCCAATGGGCAGTATTTTCTGGCTCATCGTTCCCTGGCTCAAACCTGTGCAGAGATTGCCCGTTATAGCCCCCGTGATGCGGAAAAGTATGGGGAGTTTATTCGCTATTGGTCAGTTTTAATGGAGGCGATTCAACCCCTTTTTAATGTTCCCCCCCAGGCGATTTTGGAAATTCTCGGTTCTTACGATCGCCGCCGTTTGCAGCAGATCTGGGCGATCGCCGGTTCTAAGAATAAGGCTTTGGATTTTATTCGGACGATGATCAGTTCTCCAGAAGACTTATTGAATGAATGGTTTGATAGCGAGATTGTCAAAGCACCGTTAGCTAGATTAGCAGCAGAGATTGGTGCTCCCCCCTCTCAAAAAGGGATTACGGCGGGCATGATGATGATGGCCATGCGTCATGATCCTGGTATGGCTCGACCTAAGGGGGGAACGGGAGCTTTAATCAATGCCTTGGTGAAATTAGTCCAAGCCAAAGGGGGAACGATTCTGACCGAGCAGACCGTTAAGCGGGTTTTGGTGGACAAGGGAACGGCGATCGCCGTTGAAGTGGCCGATGGCAAAATTTTTAAGGCAGCAAAAGGAATTATTTCTAATCTGGATGCCCGACGGTTATTTCTACAATTAGTGGAACCAGGGGCGATCGCAGAGGCCGATCCTCACTTACGAGAACGGGTTGAAAGACGCTTAATTAACAATAACGAAACTATTTTAAAAATTGACTGCGCTTTGGCCGAACTGCCTCGTTTTGAACGCTTTACCCAGAATGAAAGTCATCTGATGGGAACGATTTTGATCGCCGATTCCATGTTACACGTGGAACAGTCCCATGCCCTGACCATTCTGGGACAAATTCCCGATAGTAATCCCTCGCTCTATTTAGATATTCCCACCCTGCTCGATCCATCGATGGCTCCTCCAGGCAAACATACCCTCTGGATTGAATTTTTCGCGCCCTATCAAATTGCCGGAGCGGAAGGAACGGGTTTAAATGGGACAGGTTGGACAGAGGAGCTAAAAAACAAAGTCGCAGATCGGGTCATTGATAAACTGGCGGACTATGCCCCCAATCTCAAAGCAGCCATTCTGGCCCGCCATGTGGAAAGCCCTGCCGAATTAGCTGAACGTTTGGGCAGTTATAAGGGGAACTACTATCATTTAGATATGACCCTAGATCAAATGATGTTTTTGCGTCCTCTACCTGAAATCGCGAATTACCAAACCCCGATCAAAAATCTCTATCTGACGGGGGCTGGAACCCATCCAGGCGGTTCCATTTCAGGAATGCCAGGACGTAACTGTGCTAGGGTTTTCTTGAAGCAACAACGCTCCTGGCTTCGTCCATTTCGAGCTTTGGGGTAA
- a CDS encoding STAS domain-containing protein — MNSSIRVIEPSGLFDSTQAPKFCHDIEQLLNNKVVTIVVDFKDVTFMDSSGLGALVQSLKITRATGVKLLLCSFNDQLKMLFELTGMDQVFEIFSGREELEQKIDPFSPNSD; from the coding sequence ATGAATAGCAGTATTAGAGTAATTGAACCATCTGGACTTTTTGATAGTACTCAGGCTCCTAAGTTTTGTCATGATATTGAACAATTACTCAACAATAAAGTTGTGACTATTGTGGTCGATTTTAAGGATGTTACTTTTATGGATAGTTCTGGGTTAGGTGCCCTTGTCCAGTCCTTGAAAATTACACGAGCTACTGGCGTTAAGCTACTTCTATGCTCATTTAATGATCAATTAAAAATGTTGTTTGAACTTACGGGAATGGATCAGGTTTTTGAGATTTTTTCTGGACGGGAAGAGTTAGAGCAAAAAATCGATCCTTTTTCTCCCAACAGCGACTAA
- a CDS encoding SpoIIE family protein phosphatase, with translation MTGSGYSVSVASNGEEGLAKAKEICPALIICDWLMPNLSGLEVCSQIKKLPQLSTTFFILLTSLASIEDRVAGLDAGADDFLFKPVQVAELLARVRAGLRLHDLSQALKEKTELLEAELREAAEYIRSILPQSLVHKALSIDVRFIPSRQLGGDGFDYFWLDEENIAFYLLDVAGHGFKAAVPSIYVIDSLRKRQGDQVNYYSPQAVLHELNQNQVFQMTARNNSYFTIWYGVYNCRTRKLTYSSAGHPPGILLRTIEDGQIEEMRLKTNGFPIGMFLDSEYYEEIIPISTPASLYIFSDGIYEVEKDSHNFFCLEDFLAVLKKYHLMPAENLDKLLLLLNQFYQKAIFEDDLSIIEINFH, from the coding sequence TTGACAGGAAGCGGTTATTCTGTCAGTGTTGCCAGCAATGGAGAAGAAGGGTTAGCCAAGGCCAAGGAAATTTGTCCGGCTCTGATTATCTGTGATTGGTTAATGCCAAACCTGTCTGGATTAGAGGTTTGTTCCCAGATCAAAAAGTTACCTCAATTATCAACAACTTTTTTCATTCTCTTGACCTCCCTCGCTTCGATTGAAGATCGGGTAGCCGGTTTAGATGCGGGAGCCGATGATTTCCTCTTTAAGCCAGTACAAGTTGCTGAGTTACTGGCACGGGTCAGGGCTGGTTTAAGACTTCATGATTTAAGTCAAGCGTTAAAAGAAAAAACTGAACTATTAGAGGCAGAACTTCGAGAAGCCGCAGAATATATACGCTCTATTTTACCTCAATCTCTAGTCCACAAAGCTCTGAGTATCGATGTTCGATTTATACCTTCTCGACAATTGGGGGGAGATGGTTTTGACTATTTTTGGTTAGATGAAGAAAATATCGCTTTTTATCTTTTGGATGTGGCCGGACACGGATTTAAAGCGGCTGTGCCGTCTATTTATGTCATCGATTCCCTGCGAAAAAGACAAGGCGATCAAGTCAATTACTACAGTCCCCAGGCCGTTCTTCATGAATTGAATCAGAATCAGGTTTTCCAGATGACCGCCAGAAATAATTCCTATTTTACTATCTGGTACGGTGTCTATAATTGTCGCACTCGAAAACTAACCTATAGTAGTGCGGGACATCCCCCAGGGATTTTACTCAGGACAATTGAGGATGGTCAGATCGAAGAAATGCGTCTTAAAACAAATGGTTTTCCCATTGGTATGTTTTTAGATTCAGAATACTATGAAGAAATCATTCCCATTTCTACCCCAGCGAGTCTCTATATCTTTAGTGATGGGATCTACGAAGTGGAAAAGGATAGTCATAACTTCTTTTGCCTAGAGGACTTTCTCGCTGTACTTAAAAAATATCATTTGATGCCTGCAGAGAATCTCGATAAATTATTATTACTGTTAAACCAATTTTATCAAAAAGCAATTTTTGAGGATGATTTATCTATTATTGAGATCAATTTTCACTAA
- a CDS encoding sulfurtransferase produces the protein MSVYPQSELISPSQLAQALEHNPLQVVDCRFQLSDPAWGYEQYLQGHIPGAVYLHLDRDLSSPIGRHGGRHPLPEPSQLVKTLAKMGITLGETWVVAYDDSRFAFASRLWWLLRYLGHERVSLLDGGWQAWQAAGLAIASGLGEVSSIPIVNDFVPTVQSDWLVDWETMQTKLNSPGTVLVDSRERDRYEGKREPIDPIAGHIEGAICLPWQEVTTPDGYCQSPAILRQRWQEQEKAEEIIVYCGSGVTACVNLFSRAIAGLPMAKLYPGGWSDWCSYLIKS, from the coding sequence ATGTCTGTTTATCCGCAATCAGAGCTTATTTCCCCCTCTCAATTAGCCCAGGCATTGGAGCATAATCCTTTGCAAGTGGTTGATTGTCGTTTTCAACTGAGTGATCCGGCTTGGGGCTATGAACAGTATTTACAGGGGCATATTCCAGGAGCCGTTTATCTACATTTGGATCGGGATCTTTCCTCTCCTATTGGTCGTCATGGCGGTCGGCATCCTCTTCCTGAGCCATCACAGTTGGTCAAAACCTTAGCCAAAATGGGAATTACCTTGGGGGAAACCTGGGTGGTTGCCTATGATGACAGTCGCTTTGCTTTTGCGTCTCGGCTTTGGTGGTTACTCCGCTATCTCGGCCATGAAAGGGTTTCGCTGTTGGATGGTGGTTGGCAGGCTTGGCAGGCTGCTGGTTTGGCGATCGCCTCTGGCTTAGGGGAAGTAAGCTCGATTCCCATTGTCAATGATTTTGTCCCCACTGTGCAAAGCGATTGGCTGGTGGATTGGGAAACCATGCAAACTAAACTGAATTCCCCTGGCACGGTTTTGGTGGATTCCAGGGAACGCGATCGCTACGAGGGAAAACGAGAACCCATTGATCCAATCGCGGGCCATATTGAAGGAGCTATTTGTTTACCCTGGCAAGAAGTTACCACTCCCGACGGTTATTGTCAATCGCCGGCAATCCTACGTCAACGCTGGCAAGAGCAGGAAAAGGCCGAAGAGATTATTGTTTACTGTGGTTCTGGAGTAACAGCCTGTGTCAATCTTTTTTCACGGGCGATCGCCGGTTTACCGATGGCAAAACTGTACCCTGGCGGCTGGAGTGATTGGTGTTCCTATCTGATTAAATCCTAA